A portion of the Tamandua tetradactyla isolate mTamTet1 chromosome 16, mTamTet1.pri, whole genome shotgun sequence genome contains these proteins:
- the LOC143658894 gene encoding uncharacterized protein LOC143658894 isoform X2 yields the protein MFSSKGMAGVAKGLGGRDHCRGRGKMPGSPLPLPHSLELSNNSSTSPPPPRPGPKGRARGRTHPMKAGDGEVGLGEPPNCRGLDSSHLRTVRDEPEIQAEEAPGGADAEAPALVQLIDEHGAYSTARLVSDRVAEAGSLQDSPEPRAGLAGPRPFGCAACGKAFKRAWELLSHQVVHTAARPFRCGLCAAAFKRHSDCKSHRLVHSDERPHRCDACGKRFKRPSNLQEHRRIHTGERPFPCRSCPKRFKTPYELHRHEPLHAPSRPFACADCGKAFAAGPALLLHRRQHCEDKPHACGECGKRFTYGHSLRVHERVHTGDRPFVCPLCAKAFKQSNALASHHRVHSGERPYRCATCGKAFKQSSYLAIHQRAHTGERPYPCEACGKAFSRPSLLLQHRRVHSPVRPYACRFCPKLFKDLAYRAVHEKVHTGDTPYKCSVCSKGFAHPSNLLQHQRVHRDG from the exons ATGTTTTCCAGCAAAGGGATGGCGGGGGTGGCGAAGGGACTCGGCGGGCGAGACCATTGTCGCGGTCGGGGGAAAATGCCGGGG tcccctttaccccttcctcacAGCCTGGAGCTGTCCAACAACAGTTccacctcacccccacctccacgtcCTGGGCCTAAAGGCCGGGCCAGGGGCAGAACCCATCCCATGAAGGCGGGAGATGGAGAAGTGGGTCTTGGAGAACCCCCAAACTGTCGGGGCTTGGATTCATCTCATCTGAGGACAGTCCGTGACGAGCCTGAGATCCAGGCAGAAGAG GCGCCCGGAGGAGCCGACGCAGAGGCTCCGGCCCTGGTGCAGCTCATCGATGAGCACGGGGCCTACTCGACGGCGCGCCTGGTCTCGGACCGGGTGGCTGAGGCGGGCTCGCTCCAGGACAGCCCGGAGCCGCGCGCGGGACTGGCGGGGCCCAGGCCATTCGGCTGCGCGGCCTGCGGCAAGGCCTTCAAGCGCGCGTGGgagctgctgagccaccaggtgGTGCACACGGCGGCACGGCCCTTCCGCTGCGGCCTGTGCGCGGCCGCCTTCAAGCGCCACTCGGACTGCAAGAGCCACCGGCTGGTGCACAGCGACGAGCGGCCGCACCGCTGCGACGCCTGCGGCAAGCGCTTCAAGCGCCCCAGCAACCTGCAG GAGCACCGGCGCATCCACACCGGCGAGCGCCCCTTCCCGTGTCGGTCCTGCCCGAAGCGATTCAAGACGCCTTACGAGCTGCACCGCCATGAACCGCTCCACGCCCCTTCGCGGCCCTTCGCCTGCGCGGACTGCGGCAAGGCCTTCGCGGCGGGGCCGGCCTTGCTTCTGCACCGTCGGCAGCACTGCGAGGACAAGCCCCACGCGTGCGGGGAGTGCGGCAAACGCTTCACGTACGGGCATAGCCTGCGGGTGCACGAGCGTGTGCACACGGGCGACCGGCCCTTCGTCTGCCCGCTGTGCGCCAAGGCCTTCAAGCAGTCCAATGCGCTCGCCTCGCACCACCGCGTGCATTCAGGCGAGCGACCCTACCGCTGTGCCACCTGCGGCAAGGCCTTCAAGCAGTCGTCCTACCTGGCCATCCACCAGCGCGCGCACACGGGCGAGCGGCCCTACCCCTGCGAGGCTTGCGGCAAGGCCTTCTCCAGGCCCTCGCTGCTGCTGCAGCACCGCCGCGTGCACAGCCCTGTGCGCCCTTATGCCTGCCGCTTCTGCCCCAAGCTCTTCAAGGACCTGGCCTACCGCGCAGTCCACGAGAAGGTGCACACAGGAGACACGCCCTACAAGTGCAGCGTCTGCAGCAAAGGCTTCGCACATCCCAGCAACCTATTGCAGCATCAGAGGGTCCATCGGGATGGATGA
- the LOC143658894 gene encoding uncharacterized protein LOC143658894 isoform X1, producing the protein MPRLPPWVMVSPDSRTLLPLQDIPCFPAKGWRGWRRDSAGETIVAVGGKCRGLELSNNSSTSPPPPRPGPKGRARGRTHPMKAGDGEVGLGEPPNCRGLDSSHLRTVRDEPEIQAEEAPGGADAEAPALVQLIDEHGAYSTARLVSDRVAEAGSLQDSPEPRAGLAGPRPFGCAACGKAFKRAWELLSHQVVHTAARPFRCGLCAAAFKRHSDCKSHRLVHSDERPHRCDACGKRFKRPSNLQEHRRIHTGERPFPCRSCPKRFKTPYELHRHEPLHAPSRPFACADCGKAFAAGPALLLHRRQHCEDKPHACGECGKRFTYGHSLRVHERVHTGDRPFVCPLCAKAFKQSNALASHHRVHSGERPYRCATCGKAFKQSSYLAIHQRAHTGERPYPCEACGKAFSRPSLLLQHRRVHSPVRPYACRFCPKLFKDLAYRAVHEKVHTGDTPYKCSVCSKGFAHPSNLLQHQRVHRDG; encoded by the exons ATGCCTCGCCTCCCTCCTTGGGTGATGGTCTCGCCCGATTCCCGTACTCTTTTGCCACTCCAGGACATACCATGTTTTCCAGCAAAGGGATGGCGGGGGTGGCGAAGGGACTCGGCGGGCGAGACCATTGTCGCGGTCGGGGGAAAATGCCGGGG CCTGGAGCTGTCCAACAACAGTTccacctcacccccacctccacgtcCTGGGCCTAAAGGCCGGGCCAGGGGCAGAACCCATCCCATGAAGGCGGGAGATGGAGAAGTGGGTCTTGGAGAACCCCCAAACTGTCGGGGCTTGGATTCATCTCATCTGAGGACAGTCCGTGACGAGCCTGAGATCCAGGCAGAAGAG GCGCCCGGAGGAGCCGACGCAGAGGCTCCGGCCCTGGTGCAGCTCATCGATGAGCACGGGGCCTACTCGACGGCGCGCCTGGTCTCGGACCGGGTGGCTGAGGCGGGCTCGCTCCAGGACAGCCCGGAGCCGCGCGCGGGACTGGCGGGGCCCAGGCCATTCGGCTGCGCGGCCTGCGGCAAGGCCTTCAAGCGCGCGTGGgagctgctgagccaccaggtgGTGCACACGGCGGCACGGCCCTTCCGCTGCGGCCTGTGCGCGGCCGCCTTCAAGCGCCACTCGGACTGCAAGAGCCACCGGCTGGTGCACAGCGACGAGCGGCCGCACCGCTGCGACGCCTGCGGCAAGCGCTTCAAGCGCCCCAGCAACCTGCAG GAGCACCGGCGCATCCACACCGGCGAGCGCCCCTTCCCGTGTCGGTCCTGCCCGAAGCGATTCAAGACGCCTTACGAGCTGCACCGCCATGAACCGCTCCACGCCCCTTCGCGGCCCTTCGCCTGCGCGGACTGCGGCAAGGCCTTCGCGGCGGGGCCGGCCTTGCTTCTGCACCGTCGGCAGCACTGCGAGGACAAGCCCCACGCGTGCGGGGAGTGCGGCAAACGCTTCACGTACGGGCATAGCCTGCGGGTGCACGAGCGTGTGCACACGGGCGACCGGCCCTTCGTCTGCCCGCTGTGCGCCAAGGCCTTCAAGCAGTCCAATGCGCTCGCCTCGCACCACCGCGTGCATTCAGGCGAGCGACCCTACCGCTGTGCCACCTGCGGCAAGGCCTTCAAGCAGTCGTCCTACCTGGCCATCCACCAGCGCGCGCACACGGGCGAGCGGCCCTACCCCTGCGAGGCTTGCGGCAAGGCCTTCTCCAGGCCCTCGCTGCTGCTGCAGCACCGCCGCGTGCACAGCCCTGTGCGCCCTTATGCCTGCCGCTTCTGCCCCAAGCTCTTCAAGGACCTGGCCTACCGCGCAGTCCACGAGAAGGTGCACACAGGAGACACGCCCTACAAGTGCAGCGTCTGCAGCAAAGGCTTCGCACATCCCAGCAACCTATTGCAGCATCAGAGGGTCCATCGGGATGGATGA
- the LOC143658894 gene encoding uncharacterized protein LOC143658894 isoform X3 has protein sequence MKAGDGEVGLGEPPNCRGLDSSHLRTVRDEPEIQAEEAPGGADAEAPALVQLIDEHGAYSTARLVSDRVAEAGSLQDSPEPRAGLAGPRPFGCAACGKAFKRAWELLSHQVVHTAARPFRCGLCAAAFKRHSDCKSHRLVHSDERPHRCDACGKRFKRPSNLQEHRRIHTGERPFPCRSCPKRFKTPYELHRHEPLHAPSRPFACADCGKAFAAGPALLLHRRQHCEDKPHACGECGKRFTYGHSLRVHERVHTGDRPFVCPLCAKAFKQSNALASHHRVHSGERPYRCATCGKAFKQSSYLAIHQRAHTGERPYPCEACGKAFSRPSLLLQHRRVHSPVRPYACRFCPKLFKDLAYRAVHEKVHTGDTPYKCSVCSKGFAHPSNLLQHQRVHRDG, from the exons ATGAAGGCGGGAGATGGAGAAGTGGGTCTTGGAGAACCCCCAAACTGTCGGGGCTTGGATTCATCTCATCTGAGGACAGTCCGTGACGAGCCTGAGATCCAGGCAGAAGAG GCGCCCGGAGGAGCCGACGCAGAGGCTCCGGCCCTGGTGCAGCTCATCGATGAGCACGGGGCCTACTCGACGGCGCGCCTGGTCTCGGACCGGGTGGCTGAGGCGGGCTCGCTCCAGGACAGCCCGGAGCCGCGCGCGGGACTGGCGGGGCCCAGGCCATTCGGCTGCGCGGCCTGCGGCAAGGCCTTCAAGCGCGCGTGGgagctgctgagccaccaggtgGTGCACACGGCGGCACGGCCCTTCCGCTGCGGCCTGTGCGCGGCCGCCTTCAAGCGCCACTCGGACTGCAAGAGCCACCGGCTGGTGCACAGCGACGAGCGGCCGCACCGCTGCGACGCCTGCGGCAAGCGCTTCAAGCGCCCCAGCAACCTGCAG GAGCACCGGCGCATCCACACCGGCGAGCGCCCCTTCCCGTGTCGGTCCTGCCCGAAGCGATTCAAGACGCCTTACGAGCTGCACCGCCATGAACCGCTCCACGCCCCTTCGCGGCCCTTCGCCTGCGCGGACTGCGGCAAGGCCTTCGCGGCGGGGCCGGCCTTGCTTCTGCACCGTCGGCAGCACTGCGAGGACAAGCCCCACGCGTGCGGGGAGTGCGGCAAACGCTTCACGTACGGGCATAGCCTGCGGGTGCACGAGCGTGTGCACACGGGCGACCGGCCCTTCGTCTGCCCGCTGTGCGCCAAGGCCTTCAAGCAGTCCAATGCGCTCGCCTCGCACCACCGCGTGCATTCAGGCGAGCGACCCTACCGCTGTGCCACCTGCGGCAAGGCCTTCAAGCAGTCGTCCTACCTGGCCATCCACCAGCGCGCGCACACGGGCGAGCGGCCCTACCCCTGCGAGGCTTGCGGCAAGGCCTTCTCCAGGCCCTCGCTGCTGCTGCAGCACCGCCGCGTGCACAGCCCTGTGCGCCCTTATGCCTGCCGCTTCTGCCCCAAGCTCTTCAAGGACCTGGCCTACCGCGCAGTCCACGAGAAGGTGCACACAGGAGACACGCCCTACAAGTGCAGCGTCTGCAGCAAAGGCTTCGCACATCCCAGCAACCTATTGCAGCATCAGAGGGTCCATCGGGATGGATGA